Part of the Cyanobacteria bacterium GSL.Bin1 genome, AGTAGTTTTTCTTCTCTTGCCATAAATAATTTCTCGAATGTATCTGGTTTCGGAACGGTGATCACTAAACGTTCGGGTAAATTGACACCATTTATTGCCTCTCACCCTTTCTCCTGGAGGAAGCAGGAGACTATGATTAGTTCTAATAGCAACCACATAGGAGAGTTGATGGCGAGTTAAGGTATTGATGAAATCGCTACTTTCTCCATACAAGCTATCTGCTAAAACTAGGTCAATGTTAAAACCAAAATCAATTAACTCCTTAATCAGTTCTATGGCTAATTCAATCTTGGTTTGGTATTGATCTCCCGGTTTGAGAGTTCCTTTGGGCTTAAACACCTTAAACTTTAAGGGGAAAGTGATATTTTGATAGACTCCATAAGCATTGACCGAGACAATACCAGAATCGATTTTGCCGAGGCTTCCTAAGTATTGCCTAGCGACATAATCGGTACGGTTTCCTTTCTTTCTATCTCCAGTTTCATCAATAATTACTGTAATCGCTTTTCCCTTTAAGGCTTCTTTGGTTTTCTGTAATCTTCTCTCTCTTAGTTGTTCCACTGACCAAGGAGAGTTGGCGATGAAGTGATGTAGAGATTGTGCGGAAATAATCCCGACGACTTTGGCGATTTCTGGTAGAGATTTTCGTTGAATTGGTGCGATGAGTCCTAAATGTAAAGATTTAAAGCATTCATAATTTCTCACATCTTGAAACAAGTCTTGATAGTAGTGACAATAGTTGTCTACGATCGCGCTGGTGGGTTCTGGGTCTCGCCGTAGGTGTTGACGAATCTGTAAAGCTACATCCATCATGAAGACTCGCTTCCCTCTTCGTTCTTACTTTTGTTTTCTTATCATTTTATCTCGGAAAGTGACAAAAGAGGGCTAGCTGGAACTTGTCAGCAGATTGTTTATGCTTTTTCTTGGTTCTGGTTTTAGTGTGTATCATGATTGATTTTTCCATTGCGGAATGATTAAAAGAAAGCAGCAAATAAAGGCGAATAACCAAGCGATAAAGGAAGGGTCAGATTGATTAGGTTTCATGGTTAAACAGCCCCCATCATGGGGGCTTGCCTCCTTAGTTAAAACTCGTCATCAGTGGGATAATAGGGCTTCCGAGAATAAGAGGCTAGAAACCAGCCACAAGTGTGAGCACGTTTCTTCATTTCCTGTACTTCCGTTTTTGACGGACGGCGGAAGATTTCAGTGATTAAAGTTTCCTCTGGGATTCCCTCACCATCTACTTTGAGCGATTGCCAAACCAACTCGTATTTAGTTGGGACTGGAAAGAGGGAAGGTTTCTGGTCTAAACTTGGGGTAGAATGCAGGGTTTTGTTTGCGCCGGTTTGGTTAGTTGCCTCGGGCGCATCAAAGCCCAATTTTTTATTGGTTGCTAAAACCATGATTAACTCCAAAATAAGGTTTACAAGTGGTTAGCTATTTGGTTTTGGGTTGATGCAGTTCCTGACTGCTTATTTTTAGTGTAACAACACAAGTACTTAATTATCAACTTATATGCTAAAATTCAATTGGAGAAAATGAGGAAATGACTGTGAAACTGAAGCTTAGAGAAATTAGGGAATACAGAGGTCTTTCCCAAATAGAACTCGCAGAGATGATGGGAATCAAACCTCAGACTTTGAGTCGCCTTGAAGTAAAAGCGGCTAAAGGTGAATTGAGAAACGTAAGCCTGGATACACTTGACCGATTGTGTGAAGCTTTAGGCGTTTTGCCATATGAGCTTTTGGAGTATCGTCCTAACTTTAGAAAGCAAATTAAGCAAATTAGTTGATTAATAAGTACTTGTGTTGTTACGCTAAAAATAAGCACTTAAGCAAAACTGTTTCTCCCAACCCTCAACTCCTCCATCCGAAATCTGACAAGGGTTGCCAGATCTCGCGACTTAACATTGCGAGAGTTTTTCCATTGGTAAGGTCTGGCAACTTGCTCTCGCCCTTGTCAGTGATCCAGTGAGATTAAAATATTAGCAGGAAGGAAAGGCAAGCTCCAGGAAATTGTTGAGGCGAGAGGGAATAATTTTTTGCCTTTCCTTCTTAGCCCACTATTAATCTTCTTTTAACTCTTTTTTTATGTGCACCGTTGGCGCACAGTGAACTTAAAAACAACAATTATTGAAGTATCATCTTTAAATGATGCTATTCTTTGCCTTTAATGCTGAGAGTGATTTGGAGTTTCTTAATTTTAAGTTCCCCTTTGCTGCTAGCTGGGGCGACATCTTTTCAAGCTGTTGTTGAGCAAACTCAAACCTATTTGAGCCAAGGTGCTTCCCAAAAAGCCCAAAACCAAGCTCAAGCTGCGATCCGCCTTGCTCAATCTCCAGAGCAGACCGCAATGGCTTGGGGATTGTTAGGGAATAGTTATTTATTACAAGATGCTCCTAACTCTGCCATTGAAGCCTATGAAAAAAGCGATCAAATTCATGCTTCTCCGCAAGCCGCGATCGGGCTTGCCCAAAGTTATGCTAAATTAGCCCAATCTCGTGCCCAAACGCTTGCCTTGATCGAAGAATCTCCCCAATCACAAACGGTTGCTATGTCATCTCGTTCGAGTCGCGCTCTCAGTGATGTTGTAAAAAAGCAAAAACGACGGTTGCAAATTCAGCAACAAGCCGCGAAAGAGCAGGCGACTCGGTATACTCGACGCAGTTTAGACGCAGCTACTGGAAACAACCGAATTCAAGCGCAGCTAATTGCCTTAGATCAAGGACTCATTATTGCCCGCCAAGCCTCTCAGATTTTCGCTGATCTCCAATCCCTTCCCTCCTCTCAATTTCGGCTGCAGCAGCAAATTCAGCTCAGTTCCTATCTGCCACAGCAGCAAATCTCAATTCTAGAAACAACCATTCAGCAAGCCAAAATATTAGATGCTCCTAATTTACAAGCTCAAGCGCAGCTAAATCTAGCTCAGGCTCATCGAGGTCGGGAAAATCATGAAGCTGCCTTAGCTGCTGTGAACCAAGCCCAACTGCTAGCGCAAAGGGAAATGGATTTAAATCTGCTCTACCAAGGGCAACGACTAGCTGCTCAACTGTATCGCCAAACGAGGCAGCGCGATGGCTCCGCCGGTTCGCGTAGCGAACATCGCGCCCTCTCTTCCTACCAACAGGCAAGCCAAACCCTAGAGCAACTTGAAGGGAAGGTTGCCGGTGAGGAAATCTTTTATCGGAATTACCTCAAATTACTACTCGCTTCGGATCACTCTCAACAGTTAGAAAGAGCGCTTGCTATAATCGGTAACTTAAAAATTGCCCAACTGGAAAATTATTTAGGATTTCCCTGCCCCAATCTTCAGCCGGAATCACCTGAACAGCCAAAAAACCAAGCAACAGTTACGACAATCACTTTTCCTAAGCAAACCTACCTCATCCTCCAACTCCCCACAGGGGAACTTCGATCCTATAGCGTTTCGGTAACAGAAGCGACGCTTGAGCGAGCCCTCAAAACCTATCAGCAACAAATTTACAACCTAACTGGTACCAAACACCGACAAACTGGGAAACAGCTTTATGAGTGGCTCATTGCTCCTATTGAACCAGAGCTTTCTGAACATGAAATTGATACCCTAATTTTTAATCATGATAATTTTCTCAGGAACATTCCCATGACGGCTCTCTATGATGGGGAAAATTACTTAGTTGAAGACTATGCGATCAGCAATACCCTAGGCTTAGATCGCATTGAACCTTCCTCTAAGACCTTGACCCCCCTTATTGCTGGAATTAGCAAGCCTCGTAACGGAGGTAGTCGTCTTCCCAATGTCAAGGTTGAAACTGAGCAAATTCAAATATTAATGGGTGGGAAACAA contains:
- a CDS encoding IS701 family transposase, which codes for MDVALQIRQHLRRDPEPTSAIVDNYCHYYQDLFQDVRNYECFKSLHLGLIAPIQRKSLPEIAKVVGIISAQSLHHFIANSPWSVEQLRERRLQKTKEALKGKAITVIIDETGDRKKGNRTDYVARQYLGSLGKIDSGIVSVNAYGVYQNITFPLKFKVFKPKGTLKPGDQYQTKIELAIELIKELIDFGFNIDLVLADSLYGESSDFINTLTRHQLSYVVAIRTNHSLLLPPGERVRGNKWCQFTRTFSDHRSETRYIREIIYGKRRKTTYWYLTTDPETLPSNSTSFVMTNLQGKVKKKLGDLYGLRTWVEYGFRQCKQELGWTDYRFTNFSEIEKWWEIIYCVYLMVSLQTPVFRSLDRSEDSESEEKQSSHSSSQHPNWKQGNSWKDALNNLRLVMQPWFLFWLVVPWLDLFSNEHLLWGFQHLFSCLNQV
- a CDS encoding helix-turn-helix domain-containing protein; its protein translation is MTVKLKLREIREYRGLSQIELAEMMGIKPQTLSRLEVKAAKGELRNVSLDTLDRLCEALGVLPYELLEYRPNFRKQIKQIS
- a CDS encoding CHAT domain-containing protein, translating into MLRVIWSFLILSSPLLLAGATSFQAVVEQTQTYLSQGASQKAQNQAQAAIRLAQSPEQTAMAWGLLGNSYLLQDAPNSAIEAYEKSDQIHASPQAAIGLAQSYAKLAQSRAQTLALIEESPQSQTVAMSSRSSRALSDVVKKQKRRLQIQQQAAKEQATRYTRRSLDAATGNNRIQAQLIALDQGLIIARQASQIFADLQSLPSSQFRLQQQIQLSSYLPQQQISILETTIQQAKILDAPNLQAQAQLNLAQAHRGRENHEAALAAVNQAQLLAQREMDLNLLYQGQRLAAQLYRQTRQRDGSAGSRSEHRALSSYQQASQTLEQLEGKVAGEEIFYRNYLKLLLASDHSQQLERALAIIGNLKIAQLENYLGFPCPNLQPESPEQPKNQATVTTITFPKQTYLILQLPTGELRSYSVSVTEATLERALKTYQQQIYNLTGTKHRQTGKQLYEWLIAPIEPELSEHEIDTLIFNHDNFLRNIPMTALYDGENYLVEDYAISNTLGLDRIEPSSKTLTPLIAGISKPRNGGSRLPNVKVETEQIQILMGGKQLLDNAFTSEQFKKQLQDKEYNALHIASHGIFGGTIDTSYLLTYNRPLPMTEFYRLLSNRPPLRLLVLSACETATGNRRSVLGMAGIGVQTGAKNVLGTLWTLPDNKNTVELMTGFYRRLDQVSQAEALQEVMIRQIKDGTPVSNWASLILLKS